The following coding sequences lie in one Maylandia zebra isolate NMK-2024a linkage group LG14, Mzebra_GT3a, whole genome shotgun sequence genomic window:
- the ubash3bb gene encoding ubiquitin associated and SH3 domain containing Bb isoform X2, whose product MAAKEDLYSKILPRRLRQNRAGSMKCSSSLDVLLSMGFPKPRALKALVSTGGRSVQAACDWLFSHVDDPFLDDPLPREYVLYLRPSGPLQNQLSHFWQQSRITCGKNKAHNIFPHITLCQFFMCADHKVEALCEALQASVQQWRGRFPSPLPLELYTSSNFIGLFVEEQVADILKLFAADFAAEAVRKAEVHVEPHKKQLHVTLAYNFPSDHLPSLEKLAKGIEVKLGCDWLAVLFSRDIRFANHETLRVMYPYVPQNDDELELVPGDFVFMSPVDQNSTSEGWVYGTSLATGLSGLLPENYVSLADESDTWVFHASHSFFSCEASDKGSKDRGLFDGLLDSRRPDSTSPGDTPSLSLICHPMQVLRISGGHSRQPKRTLFVCRHGERMDVVFGKHWLSLCSDSKGRYVRSNLNMPPSLPLWGGQRDYDMDAPITVFGSTQARLVGEALLESNTAIDFVYCSPALRCVQTAQNILKGLQQDSKLKVRVEPGLFEWTKWVSGSSMPAWIPPTDLAVAHFSVDTTYRPLIPVSKLTVSESYENYMSRSYQVTKDILSDCKNSGNNVLIVAHASSLEACTRQLQGRSPQSAKDFIQVVRKIPYLGFCSCEEQGDTGVWQLADPPILPLTHGPNHSFDWRETLLQE is encoded by the exons ATGGCTGCTAAGGAAGACCTCTACAGCAAAATCCTCCCTCGGAGGCTCCGGCAGAACCGAGCGGGCTCGATGaaatgcagctccagcctgGACGTGCTGCTGTCCATGGGCTTCCCCAAACCAAGGGC ACTCAAAGCTCTGGTGTCGACTGGAGGTCGGAGTGTCCAAGCAGCATGTGACTG GCTGTTTTCACACGTGGACGACCCGTTCTTGGACGACCCGCTGCCGAGAGAGTACGTCCTCTACCTGCGACCCAGCGGGCCCCTTCAGAACCAGCTTTCCCATTTCTGGCAGCAGAGCCGGATCACCTGTGGCAAGAACAAAGCCCACAACATTTTCCCCCATATTACTCTCTGCCAGTTCTTCATG TGTGCAGACCACAAAGTAGAAGCTCTGTGCGAAGCCCTCCAGGCCAGCGTACAGCAGTGGCGGGGTCGGTTTCCCAGCCCGCTGCCTTTGGAGCTCTACACATCTTCTAACTTCATCGGTCTTTTCGTGGAGGAGCAGGTGGCCGATATCCTCAAGCTGTTTGCAGCTGACTTTGCTGCAGAGGCTGTCAGGAAGGCAG AAGTCCACGTGGAGCCTCACAAGAAGCAGCTCCATGTAACTCTAGCCTACAACTTCCCCAGTGATCACCTCCCCTCACTAGAGAAACTCGCTAAGGGCATTGAAGTGAAGCTGggatgtgattggctggctgttCTGTTCTCCCGGGACATTCGTTTTGCTAACCACGAG ACCCTGAGGGTGATGTACCCCTACGTGCCACAGAACGACGATGAGCTGGAGCTGGTTCCCGGGGATTTCGTCTTTATGTCTCCCGTGGATCAGAACAGTACCAGCGAGGGCTGGGTGTACGGGACCTCGCTCGCCACCGGGCTGTCCGGCCTGCTGCCTGAGAACTATGTGAGCCTGGCGGATGAATCTGACACCTGGGTGTTTCATGC CTCCCACTCGTTCTTCAGCTGTGAGGCCAGTGACAAGGGCAGTAAAGACAGAGGCCTGTTCGATGGACTGTTGGACAGCCGCCGTCCCGATAGCACAAGTCCCGGGGACACGCCGTCCCTTAGTCTCATCTGTCATCCAATGCAG GTCCTGCGGATCAGTGGGGGTCACTCTCGGCAACCCAAGCGGACTCTTTTCGTGTGCCGCCACGGTGAGAGGATGGATGTGGTCTTTGGCAAACACTGGCTCTCCCTCTGCTCAGATAGTAAAG GTAGATACGTACGTTCCAACCTGAACATGCCTCCCAGTCTGCCTCTGTGGGGAGGACAGAGAGACTATGACATGGATGCTCCCATTACTGTGTTTGGATCCACCCAGGCCCGGCTTGTGG GTGAAGCCCTGTTAGAGAGCAACACAGCCATAGACTTTGTGTACTGCTCTCCCGCTCTGCGATGTGTTCAGACTGCACAGAACATCCTGAAAG GTTTACAGCAGGACAGCAAGCTGAAGGTGCGAGTGGAGCCGGGGCTTTTCGAATGGACCAAGTGGGTGTCTGGGAGCTCGATGCCTGCGTGGATACCTCCCACCGACCTGGCTGTTGCACACTTCAGCGTTGACACAACTTACAG ACCTCTGATCCCAGTCAGCAAGCTCACTGTGTCCGAGTCCTACGAGAACTACATGAGTCGGAGCTATCAAGTAACCAAAGACATCCTGTCAGACTGCAAAAACAGTG GAAACAACGTGCTGATTGTAGCCCACGCTTCTTCCTTAGAGGCCTGCACGCGCCAGCTGCAGGGCCGCAGCCCACAGAGCGCCAAGGACTTCATCCAAGTCGTCCGAAAG ATCCCTTACCTGGGCTTTTGCTCCTGCGAGGAGCAGGGGGACACGGGGGTGTGGCAGTTAGCGGACCCTCCCATCCTCCCCCTCACACATGGGCCAAACCACAGCTTTGACTGGAGGGAGACGCTCCTGCAAGAATGA
- the ubash3bb gene encoding ubiquitin associated and SH3 domain containing Bb isoform X1 — translation MAAKEDLYSKILPRRLRQNRAGSMKCSSSLDVLLSMGFPKPRALKALVSTGGRSVQAACDWLFSHVDDPFLDDPLPREYVLYLRPSGPLQNQLSHFWQQSRITCGKNKAHNIFPHITLCQFFMCADHKVEALCEALQASVQQWRGRFPSPLPLELYTSSNFIGLFVEEQVADILKLFAADFAAEAVRKAEVHVEPHKKQLHVTLAYNFPSDHLPSLEKLAKGIEVKLGCDWLAVLFSRDIRFANHETLRVMYPYVPQNDDELELVPGDFVFMSPVDQNSTSEGWVYGTSLATGLSGLLPENYVSLADESDTWVFHASHSFFSCEASDKGSKDRGLFDGLLDSRRPDSTSPGDTPSLSLICHPMQQVLRISGGHSRQPKRTLFVCRHGERMDVVFGKHWLSLCSDSKGRYVRSNLNMPPSLPLWGGQRDYDMDAPITVFGSTQARLVGEALLESNTAIDFVYCSPALRCVQTAQNILKGLQQDSKLKVRVEPGLFEWTKWVSGSSMPAWIPPTDLAVAHFSVDTTYRPLIPVSKLTVSESYENYMSRSYQVTKDILSDCKNSGNNVLIVAHASSLEACTRQLQGRSPQSAKDFIQVVRKIPYLGFCSCEEQGDTGVWQLADPPILPLTHGPNHSFDWRETLLQE, via the exons ATGGCTGCTAAGGAAGACCTCTACAGCAAAATCCTCCCTCGGAGGCTCCGGCAGAACCGAGCGGGCTCGATGaaatgcagctccagcctgGACGTGCTGCTGTCCATGGGCTTCCCCAAACCAAGGGC ACTCAAAGCTCTGGTGTCGACTGGAGGTCGGAGTGTCCAAGCAGCATGTGACTG GCTGTTTTCACACGTGGACGACCCGTTCTTGGACGACCCGCTGCCGAGAGAGTACGTCCTCTACCTGCGACCCAGCGGGCCCCTTCAGAACCAGCTTTCCCATTTCTGGCAGCAGAGCCGGATCACCTGTGGCAAGAACAAAGCCCACAACATTTTCCCCCATATTACTCTCTGCCAGTTCTTCATG TGTGCAGACCACAAAGTAGAAGCTCTGTGCGAAGCCCTCCAGGCCAGCGTACAGCAGTGGCGGGGTCGGTTTCCCAGCCCGCTGCCTTTGGAGCTCTACACATCTTCTAACTTCATCGGTCTTTTCGTGGAGGAGCAGGTGGCCGATATCCTCAAGCTGTTTGCAGCTGACTTTGCTGCAGAGGCTGTCAGGAAGGCAG AAGTCCACGTGGAGCCTCACAAGAAGCAGCTCCATGTAACTCTAGCCTACAACTTCCCCAGTGATCACCTCCCCTCACTAGAGAAACTCGCTAAGGGCATTGAAGTGAAGCTGggatgtgattggctggctgttCTGTTCTCCCGGGACATTCGTTTTGCTAACCACGAG ACCCTGAGGGTGATGTACCCCTACGTGCCACAGAACGACGATGAGCTGGAGCTGGTTCCCGGGGATTTCGTCTTTATGTCTCCCGTGGATCAGAACAGTACCAGCGAGGGCTGGGTGTACGGGACCTCGCTCGCCACCGGGCTGTCCGGCCTGCTGCCTGAGAACTATGTGAGCCTGGCGGATGAATCTGACACCTGGGTGTTTCATGC CTCCCACTCGTTCTTCAGCTGTGAGGCCAGTGACAAGGGCAGTAAAGACAGAGGCCTGTTCGATGGACTGTTGGACAGCCGCCGTCCCGATAGCACAAGTCCCGGGGACACGCCGTCCCTTAGTCTCATCTGTCATCCAATGCAG CAGGTCCTGCGGATCAGTGGGGGTCACTCTCGGCAACCCAAGCGGACTCTTTTCGTGTGCCGCCACGGTGAGAGGATGGATGTGGTCTTTGGCAAACACTGGCTCTCCCTCTGCTCAGATAGTAAAG GTAGATACGTACGTTCCAACCTGAACATGCCTCCCAGTCTGCCTCTGTGGGGAGGACAGAGAGACTATGACATGGATGCTCCCATTACTGTGTTTGGATCCACCCAGGCCCGGCTTGTGG GTGAAGCCCTGTTAGAGAGCAACACAGCCATAGACTTTGTGTACTGCTCTCCCGCTCTGCGATGTGTTCAGACTGCACAGAACATCCTGAAAG GTTTACAGCAGGACAGCAAGCTGAAGGTGCGAGTGGAGCCGGGGCTTTTCGAATGGACCAAGTGGGTGTCTGGGAGCTCGATGCCTGCGTGGATACCTCCCACCGACCTGGCTGTTGCACACTTCAGCGTTGACACAACTTACAG ACCTCTGATCCCAGTCAGCAAGCTCACTGTGTCCGAGTCCTACGAGAACTACATGAGTCGGAGCTATCAAGTAACCAAAGACATCCTGTCAGACTGCAAAAACAGTG GAAACAACGTGCTGATTGTAGCCCACGCTTCTTCCTTAGAGGCCTGCACGCGCCAGCTGCAGGGCCGCAGCCCACAGAGCGCCAAGGACTTCATCCAAGTCGTCCGAAAG ATCCCTTACCTGGGCTTTTGCTCCTGCGAGGAGCAGGGGGACACGGGGGTGTGGCAGTTAGCGGACCCTCCCATCCTCCCCCTCACACATGGGCCAAACCACAGCTTTGACTGGAGGGAGACGCTCCTGCAAGAATGA